In Spirochaetota bacterium, the following are encoded in one genomic region:
- a CDS encoding uroporphyrinogen decarboxylase family protein, which translates to MNSHERFAAAMEHRAADRVPIDYLAHRTADAKLRAHFGVRTESELLDILGADFYYLSCRDISQNETCLPFYKKPLAMNETERTCPLGIRWHRGAYDAKFTVDEAVAGPLANAETEADILSHAWPTPKDFDFSPFIRECNENNDRVIIGGLWTGIMGDSYRTMGFEKFLLYAAMNPGMIKTLINKLTDVYLSINDAIFSQLKGRMHIWFFGNDFGSQNGLLLSKDMWCDFFFENIKRLTSLAHSYGLSVMMHSCGAIAEIIPLLIDAGVDILDPIQVTAKGMDAAALKRDFGGRMVFHGGIDTQEILPRGSVDDVRGHVMSTVKILGALGGYIFAPSQILQTDVPVGNIEAMYRAALLSR; encoded by the coding sequence CGACGCGAAGCTCCGCGCCCATTTCGGTGTCCGCACCGAGAGCGAACTCCTCGATATCCTCGGCGCCGACTTCTACTATCTCTCCTGCCGCGACATATCACAGAATGAGACCTGTCTGCCGTTCTATAAAAAACCGCTCGCAATGAACGAAACCGAGCGCACGTGCCCCCTCGGAATTCGCTGGCATCGCGGTGCATACGACGCCAAGTTCACCGTCGATGAAGCGGTCGCAGGGCCGCTTGCGAATGCGGAAACCGAAGCGGATATTCTATCGCACGCATGGCCGACCCCGAAAGATTTTGATTTCTCCCCGTTCATTCGCGAATGTAATGAGAACAATGACCGCGTGATCATCGGTGGGCTATGGACCGGCATCATGGGCGATTCATACCGCACCATGGGCTTTGAGAAATTCTTATTATACGCGGCGATGAATCCCGGCATGATAAAGACGCTCATAAACAAACTTACCGATGTCTATCTCTCGATCAATGATGCGATATTCTCACAGCTCAAAGGCAGGATGCATATCTGGTTCTTCGGCAATGATTTCGGTTCGCAGAATGGACTTCTGCTCAGTAAAGATATGTGGTGCGATTTTTTCTTCGAGAACATCAAACGGCTGACGTCGCTTGCGCATTCCTACGGCCTTTCCGTTATGATGCATTCCTGCGGCGCTATTGCCGAGATAATACCGCTCCTTATCGACGCCGGTGTGGATATACTCGACCCGATACAGGTCACGGCCAAGGGTATGGATGCGGCTGCGCTGAAACGTGATTTCGGCGGACGTATGGTGTTCCACGGCGGCATCGACACGCAGGAAATATTGCCGCGCGGATCGGTCGACGATGTGCGCGGGCATGTGATGTCTACGGTGAAGATACTGGGCGCTCTCGGCGGCTACATCTTCGCCCCGTCGCAGATACTGCAGACGGATGTGCCTGTCGGGAACATCGAGGCGATGTATCGGGCAGCGCTACTCTCCCGATGA